TGAAATTACAATTGAATTTAGTGAAGAAATTACCGGTTTCGATGTAGGAGATATTTCTGTGGTAAGTGGTGCTGCAAGTAATTTGAACACTTCAAACGATACCATTTTTACTGCTGATATCACACCAACAGCAGAAGGACTAATCACAATTAATATTGACTCAGATGTTGCTGTTGACAATGCTGGAAATCAGAATACCGGATCAAATATGCTTGAAATTAATTTTGATTCTACCTTGCCATCTGTTTCATTATCTACTATAGAAGATAATCCAACAAATTCAAATCTTTTTGAAATTACAATTGAGTTTAGCGAAAAAGTTACCGGTTTCGATGTAGGAGATATTTCTGTGGTAAATGGTACTGCAAGTAATTTGAACACTTCAAACGATACTATTTTTACTGCTGATATCACACCAACAGCAGACGGGCTAATCACAATTAATATTAACTCAGGTGTTGTTGTTGACAATGCTGGAAATTCGAATACCGGATCAAATATGCTTGAAATTAATTTTGATTCTACCAGGCCATCTGTTTCTTTATCTGCTGATAATGATACAACAACTACAGCTCAATTTAATACTTACGTAAATTTCTCAGAAAGAGTAATTGGTTTCAATGCGTCCAAAATAAATGTAACAAATGGAAATATCAATTTACTTGCAACTTCGGATAGTATCGACTATGTTGCAACAATTACAGCAATAACACAAGGAGAAATAGACATAAATATTGATGAAAATCAAGTTAGTGATTCTGCTGGAAACATGAATACTGCTTCAGATGAATTAACAGTAACATACTATGTTCCAACTAATATTGAAGTGTTAAAGAAAGATGGGATTTCAATTTATTCAAATAACGGATTTGTTATAGTTGAGTTTTTAAATCCTCATACTTTGAATTTTCAATCAGGTTATATTGAGATTTATTCTTTAAATGGATCCTTAATTAAAAAAGAAAATATTGAAAGAAATTCTTTATTCAAAACATATGTGAATGATCAGCGAGAAATATATCTTGTAAAACTGACATTGGATAAAAACATTTATTACACAAAAATTCAAAATTAAGAATGCAAAAACTGTAAGAATACCGATAATGTTTACAGCCGTAATAATTACAATTGGTATAATATATTTTCTTCTTCAGCATAATTCTATGCACTTGAATTATCTTGCGGAATTGCTGATAAAATGTTGAATAACAAATTCAACAAAACAAAAAAGCGGAATTTACAAATTCTGCTTAGCTGAAAGTGGCTTATTCTATTCTTTTTTTCCATGATAGAAAATTATTGGTATTACAAATCGCAAGCGAAAATCTTTCATTTTAATTTTTTTTCAATATTTTCAATATTTTCTTTATCTTTTATTTCTCTATAATATTTTAAAGCTATGATCCAATTTTCCAGAGCTTTTTCTACATACTTATCAGCAACGGGCTTCATTTTATATTTTTCAAGTGCTCTATTTCCAGTTGCTCTATAATCATAGTCGTCGTATTCTGATAAATTTTGAAATTTCCCATCTTTGAAAAAGTAATCTTGCATATCTTTCCATTCTTTTTCAGCATCCTCAATTTCTTTCATAATATTTTTCGATTTGTCTTGGAGATTTATAGCAATATTAGCAAAGGTATTAGCAAGTCCTAGGTAGCATTCTTTTAACTTGTTTTGCTCATTAATCTCTTTATAATGATTTAATGCTTTTTCATAAAAACATGTAGCATTCTCATAGTCATTTTTTTCATAATAAGCGTCAGCTACTTTTTGATATTCATTCTTGCCTTGTCCAGCTTTTTCATAATATTTTATTGCTTTTTTATAATTTTCTTTTTCAAAATAAGCATCCGCTATTTTTATATATCCTTCTTTGCTTTTGTCTGCTTCAGCGTATAATTCTTCTGCTTTATTGTATTTTCCTTTTTTTAAATATGCATCTGCTATTTTTATATATCCTTCTTTGCTTTTATCTGTTTTAGCGTAAAATTCAGAAGCTTTTTCATAATTCTTATTCTCAAAATATGTATTAGCAATTTTTAAATAACCTTCTTTACTTTCATCTGTCTTAGCATAAAATTCTGATGCTTTTTCATAATTACTTTTATCAAAATAAGCATTTGCTATTTTTAAATAACTTTCATTTAGTTTTTCTTTATTATCAACAAAAACTTTCTCATAATATTTTATTGCTTTTTCGTAGTTTTCTACTTTTGAATAAGCATCTGCTAATTCTTTGTAACAATCTTTTTGTTTTTCTCCTTTTTGTTTTGCACAATATTGTTCAGCTTTCTCGTATTGTGCTTTTTCAAATAGTTTAGTTACTTTTTGAGCATTTGAACACCAGGGAATTAGTCCTATTAAAATAATTAAACTAAGTCCTGTAATTAGAGATTTCATACTTTTTTGTTTCATTTTTAGTTCCTCCGTTTTTTTAGTTTTTTAATTTTGTTTTAATTACACCTATAACATCGCTAATCAGAAACCTGCCTGACGCCTGCCTGACGGTAGTCAGGGCAGTCAGGTTTGTAATTCCGCATTTGTTTACCCTGTTGGCATAACAATTTTTCCTGCAAAATAGTAAATTCTTTTATCATAATTTTTTCTTATTTATTAAATGTTGAATAACAAATTTAACAAAACAAAAAAACGTAATTACAAACATAACTGCCGGCAGGCAGGTTGCTGGACAGCTAGGATTAAAGCTTCTGAAGAAGTCGTTGACTGCCCCAACTTTGTCCGGAAATATGAATTATCGATTCCTGCTGACAAATTCAAACGCAGGTATAATGAACTTTTTGTAAATTAGTCTTATTTTTTGTAATAATAAATAGCAACATTTTCTTTTGTTGGCTATTGGTATAAAAATTAATTTTTTATTTTTATATTTGAGTCCTGTAATCTAACTTATTAAATCCAAACCCACCTTATGAAAAGAAAGAAATTAATTACGATTTTACAAACATTATTCATATTGTGTTTGACTTTTATCAATTTAAATCTTTATTCTCAAAACATTATTAGTAGAGATTCTATTGATTATATTGGCGGAAGTGTTCCTGCTACTCCTGTACCTTGTGCAGATTATGAAGACTTAAATGATTTAGCTTGTATCATTAACTTAGCCCCTGCGCAAGACGGTTATAGTTTTCAGATACCTTTAGTAAATGAACCTGACAGACCAAATATTACATTTGTATTTATTCCTAGTATGGGATGTAACAGTGGGAGTATTTCATGTTCAGCCGATGGAACCATTACAATGCCAACAATTTGCCAACCCGATGATGGAACTAATTTTATTGATTTTAATATTCAGGTTATTCATAACCTAAATGGAACTTTTGATCACCAAAGATATAGGATTCCAATTTTACGAGCTCCGGTAAAAGTTGTACTTGTGCTTGATATTTCCAGTAGCATGGGACAAGTTGTTACAGGCGGAATTGATACAAGCTGGAATGTTTTAAAAAACTCTGTTAATCAGTTTACAGCAGAATTTGAAAAATATTATCAGGAAGGTGATTCAATTTCGGTTATTTATTATTCAAAAGATACTGTAATGCCTGATGAACCAATAGGTAGTAATTTTATTGCAATTACTCCGGAAGATTTCACGCCTTCAAATTTAAAATCATCCGAGATAATAAATGCTGATATGCTAAACAGAACTCTTCAGGATTCAGCCGCGATGGGAAATGCTCTTTTATTGGCCAAATCTAAATTGCAAAATGCAGATGCAACAAAGATTGTTTTTCTATTTACTGATGGGTATCAAGACGTAGATCCGTTGATCCATGAATACCTCGGGAATAAATTATATAATGGAGAATTTCTAAATGATTATCCATGTGATGCGATAGATAGCATACCATATTATACTGTAGGAATGGGTACATTCGGTTCAATTCCTATAGTTCTTGAGAATATTTCACTTGCCAGTGCAGCCAGAAACTTGTATACTACAACAGGTAGTTATATAAGTTTACAATACTTCTTCGATGATTATTTTTATGACATGATTAAAGGTATAAGAGAACCAATAAGTACCAGAATTATTGATTTATCTCCCTTTGACGATTCGATTAATGTTCCTGTTAATTCTAATTTAACATTTTCATCTAATAAAATATTAAATGCAAATACAGGATATATAAAAATAAAAAGAAGCCTGGATGATTCTGATTTTGAAATCATTGATGTTACCTCAGGCTTGGTTACCGGAAGTGGAACTTCAACAATAACAATTAATCCAGCCAATAATTTAGAGAGCAATACTGATTATTACATTCTAATCGATGATACAGCATTTAATGTTACAGGCATTTCGTCTAAAACATTCTGGAATTTTGTGACTGAAGATATTTTATCTCCTAATGTATCAA
The sequence above is a segment of the Bacteroidales bacterium genome. Coding sequences within it:
- a CDS encoding tetratricopeptide repeat protein, whose amino-acid sequence is MKQKSMKSLITGLSLIILIGLIPWCSNAQKVTKLFEKAQYEKAEQYCAKQKGEKQKDCYKELADAYSKVENYEKAIKYYEKVFVDNKEKLNESYLKIANAYFDKSNYEKASEFYAKTDESKEGYLKIANTYFENKNYEKASEFYAKTDKSKEGYIKIADAYLKKGKYNKAEELYAEADKSKEGYIKIADAYFEKENYKKAIKYYEKAGQGKNEYQKVADAYYEKNDYENATCFYEKALNHYKEINEQNKLKECYLGLANTFANIAINLQDKSKNIMKEIEDAEKEWKDMQDYFFKDGKFQNLSEYDDYDYRATGNRALEKYKMKPVADKYVEKALENWIIALKYYREIKDKENIENIEKKLK